The Hevea brasiliensis isolate MT/VB/25A 57/8 chromosome 1, ASM3005281v1, whole genome shotgun sequence genome has a window encoding:
- the LOC110649098 gene encoding cucumber peeling cupredoxin-like, giving the protein MASFIGVAFGFVVVVLLQCAAAQTVHVVGDNSGWTILQGGAQAYTEWANGKNFVVGDILTFNFETNKHDVLRVQKTSFDACSSSNPIGDVITTGPVNFTLDSAGDHYYICTFSQHCQLGQKLAITVSSSGGTPGASPPPSTTPRLSPPPTSPSPTNTPAICPPDAPAGAHTSPSTPGAMGPNTSPPPPGSSSSKLLAGISVSTLAVIMGFLF; this is encoded by the exons ATGGCAAGTTTTATTGGTGTGGCTTTTGGGTTTGTAGTGGTGGTTTTGTTGCAATGTGCGGCGGCACAGACGGTGCATGTGGTGGGGGATAACTCAGGTTGGACTATTCTACAAGGTGGTGCTCAAGCTTACACAGAATGGGCTAATGGGAAGAATTTCGTAGTCGGAGATATCCTAA CATTCAACTTCGAAACCAACAAGCACGATGTACTCCGAGTCCAGAAGACATCCTTCGATGCATGCTCTTCTTCAAATCCTATCGGAGACGTAATTACCACCGGCCCTGTCAACTTTACCCTGGACTCTGCTGGCGACCACTACTACATCTGTACATTTTCACAGCATTGTCAGCTAGGCCAGAAACTAGCCATCACTGTCTCTTCATCAGGAGGCACGCCAGGTGCCTCACCACCGCCCTCCACTACCCCAAGACTTTCCCCACCACCAACCAGTCCTTCACCCACAAACACCCCCGCCATTTGCCCACCAGATGCACCAGCAGGTGCCCACACAAGCCCTTCAACTCCAGGGGCAATGGGCCCCAACACCTCTCCTCCTCCACCAGGATCTTCATCTTCTAAGCTCTTGGCTGGTATTTCGGTTTCCACGTTGGCTGTTATCATGGGCTTTTTGTTCTAG